The Vulpes vulpes isolate BD-2025 chromosome 10, VulVul3, whole genome shotgun sequence genome has a window encoding:
- the RNF185 gene encoding E3 ubiquitin-protein ligase RNF185 — protein MASKGPSASASPENSSAGGPSGSSNGAGESGGQDSTFECNICLDTAKDAVISLCGHLFCWPCLHQWLETRPNRQVCPVCKAGISRDKVIPLYGRGSTGQQDPREKTPPRPQGQRPEPENRGGFQGFGFGDGGFQMSFGIGAFPFGIFATAFNINDGRPPPAVPGTPQYVDEQFLSRLFLFVALVIMFWLLIA, from the exons ATGGCGAGCAAGGGGCCCTCGGCCTCTGCATCCCCTGAGAACTCCAGTGCAGGAGGGCCCAGCGGTAGCAGCAATGGTGCTGGTGAGAGTGGAGGGCAGGACAGCACCTTCGAGTGCAACATCTGCCTGGACACAGCCAAGGACGCCGTCATCAGCCTGTGTGGCCACCTCTTCTG TTGGCCATGTTTACATCAG TGGTTGGAGACCAGACCTAACAGACAGGTGTGTCCAGTTTGCAAAGCTGGCATCAGCCGAGATAAAGTCATCCCGCTCTATGGCAGGGGCAGCACTGGGCAGCAGGACCCCAG AGAGAAGACCCCTCCCCGCCCTCAAGGACAGAGGCCAGAGCCAGAGAACAGAGGG GGATTTCAAGGATTTGGATTTGGAGATGGTGGCTTCCAAATGTCTTTTGGAATTGGGGCATTTCCCTTTGGGATATTTGCCACAGCATTTAACATAAATGATGGGCGGCCTCCTCCAG CTGTCCCTGGAACACCCCAGTACGTGGATGAACAGTTCCTGTCACGCCTCTTCCTGTTTGTGGCCCTAGTGATTATGTTCTGGCTCCTCATTGCCTAA